CTTAATAGCATGTAGCAAAAACTAACCTTGAATGTAAGATGCATTAAAGGGTAGGTTTTAAAGAGTATAGTACATCAAAGTGAAATTTTCAAGGTTCCCTACATACAACAACTTATGCCAAAAAAAtgtcagaaaaaaaaaaaacaatgctGGTGTTTTTTATTTCTAGTTCAGGTTCATCATACTACAATCAATCTTGAGTACAAAGTTACAAGGAGATCCTTAATCTGTACACAGTTTCCTACACTATAGACTAACTTGCATCCATTACCAGATGACCCACAACCTCCTTAACCCAAACACAAGAGCCGACACAGACTCAGAGCTGCAACGCTAAATCCGGCTGCTGAGGTGAACCAATCTTCAGTCCAAGGTATCCTGGTGAGACAGATGGTCCTGAACCCCAACATTTAGGTCCAGTGGAACCGGAACTGTAAACTGTCTGTGGTTCATTGATGGTACTTGCTGGCATGACGGATTTTCAGGATTACTCGTATCACCTTTTGTACCTTGTGCATCATCAATTGTACCACGTTTTGAAAGATAACTCCTTGGGTCATCATTAAAACCGTTTTTACCTATGTGGGGTACGGTTTTGTTACTTTTTACCTCAGAATCTTCAGATTTTGGTCCTGAAGTGGATGGGGTTTCGGGTTTGTTTAGAATATCGTTACTGGCTAACCTGGGGGTATAACTGTAATTTTCAGATGGCAAAAATGATATAGATGGGGCGGGAGGTTCgggttcaccaacaacaccaggACCGAACGTGACACCTGGCAGCAAAGCTTTTCTGATTTTCTTTGACGCGATTTCCCAGACAACGGGGCCCATATTAGCCGCAAATCGAGCCAGGCTTCTCGAGTAACCATGTTCAGCATGCACACCTACCTGGATTAATATGGGAAAAATCAAAACTTGTCGGGTAGAAAAATTGTGTAACGCGTCAATTAGTATGAATCCAAACTTACCGGGCCAAGCTGAATTGACCCGCATACATCATTTCACGCATAAAAGTAGCTATGAATGGAGGTATATAAGAAAGACTCGTGTCATTTACAAACCATACAAGCTATGAATACCTTATTTAATTGATGGGAGGGAGCAAGGATAATAAGTTACTGTAATTAAACAAACGCATGGGCTAGGTCTCGAACTCTTATGTCCAACCTATGTTCAGCCGTTTGGACTTAACAGTTTCAAAACTTAAAGTTCCAGTTTAATTTACATATATGTGGTGTTCATTTTTCATATTAAATCAACCAATGGTGGTCCTATTGGTTACTTTAATTGTTGGGCGAAACGAATCCAAAACAAATGATTTAGAACATGTCGATTGCTGGACACGCTGCTGAAACCAACCGCCGCTTTGTAGTTCGCGGCTTTGAGCGACTTCGCAACAGCAACGATCACAATGGATACTAATCATTAACACGCACAAATCATATCTAGATACATACACAGTAGCGGAAAAACGAACAAACAAAACTCTATTTTTCTCATTGAAACATATAGTATGTTCATCTTGTGTAAACCAATATTAGATTGAGTAAACCTTTCGTCACAGGAAACAAATTTAGGCCTATAGAAACATATGTCATGAACCAGATCATAATTAATACCTCGAATAATGGATAGTCGCCGGCGGTTGTGTCGAACAGTGAAAGAAGGTGATTCGAACAAACGGCGACAGTTCCAGGTGGTTGTCACGGCGAGTGGTGGCTGTCAAAATTGTTGGGTCGGTAAACAAAATTACAGAACAAAGTTTGTAAGGAAGAAGAAAGTGATCTCGGTACCTATTCGTGAAGAGGACACCGGTGGTGGCAAATGTAGGTGCAGTGGTATCAACGCTGCGTTCCAACCGTGTTCCAACCGCCCTCCTCTGATGCTGCACCTAACCCACTTCTAAACTGTCTCGACCCGTCTGCAAGATTGTCCGAGACCAAGAAACAGCCGGCGATAGAGGTCCTGAGCTGCAACTGCTCGAAGAAAAGAACTTCCATTCTGTGCGGCGTGTGTGCAGGCTTCTAATGATAGTTTTTTGCAGTCCATGAGTCTGCATAGTTCTCTATCTACATCTGCTAACCATGGATGAGACTGCATTTGTAAAATTAGCAAATATTAGATTGCCGATTACACCCTTCAAAATACGGTCTTGCATTGTTAAGAAAGAACTAAAATATGTGTTTTGACGGCAAATTTCCTCTTCTGCCAGAAAGAGATCAAGGGGTATTTGAACCAAACCGTTgctaaaacccaaaaaaaaaacggACAGAACCGAACCGTGCATACCCCTAACAAATGGATTGAACGGGTTTGAACTTTGAATCAAGTTTATAACAATCACCGGGTGTTAATTTGATTAATACCTGTAAGATTGATCTAGACATTGCGATAACGTCAACAGGGACAATGGAACCGATGAGAAGACCAGTTAAAAGAGGGGTGAAAAGAACAGAGGCGATGGTACTTGAACTGGTTAACAAAATGCTTAAAGCTACATCCCCTTTGCTCAAGAAGCTAGCATAGCTAGACAACTGTGCACTCGAAACACACGCCATTAACACAAATCCTGCATAGAACATGGGAGCTACACCGAATGATCTAGCCACAAATACACCGAGAGCCGGTTTTAATGCGTATTGGGCTAGAAACCCCATGGATAATGGTAAAGGCCTGCAAATATGATAAGATCACGATCAGAATCTAAAACCCGTCTTATATTTGGATGTTAATTACATGTATTTTGAATTAACCGAAACGTAGGTGAGTAATAGCGCGAATATAGAGTGACCTTTTGAAAGCAAGAGCGAAATCTTCTATGGAAAGCTTAAAACCAATTGACAACAAGATCCCACCAAGAGCGGGAGCATAGAATCCTTTGACACCCTGCAAAATTTAACAAAGATTCAGTCTTTATTAAACTAACTATTCATCAAAACCTCATGAACAGAGTTTTTAATAATTATTTGCATCAACTTTTATATAAAAGCGGAAATATAACAAGATTCAAACCTCAGAACACATGGTAATATTGATTGGATTAAACAAATGAAATATGATATAACTGACATGAAAGGTATTTTAATGAATTTAAAAAAATCATAACCAACCCGTAACCGAAttacccattttgacccgttacccaacccaGTTGACCCCCCTCACAGTGTGTtgtatatttttaaaaatatattttcacaatCATATAGGGtgttgacccgttacccaacccaGCTGCCACATAATCATCTAGACCAAGAGGTTGTAAGCATGTAAAGTTACTTCGGGTCACTTTTATCAACCTGACTCGTTTCAGTTTTAACTAAGATTTTAAAGTTAACCTGTTTGACCCATTAGTAATCATATTGTTAACCACCAAATGACCATAGAATTCAaaccaaatcttttgttgtgGGAATGTTTGTCTTGTTTTTTTAACCAACCTGTCGGTCAAACCGCCCCGGTCTAAGAAAAGCCGAATCAAGAATCTCAGGTCTGTTGGTAGCAGCAAGAACAATGACTCCATTGTTACCACTAAATCCATCCATTTATGTGAACCAGCAAGCAGCGAATTCTTAACCGTACCCCCCAGCTTCAAATAAAACATTCATGTAAAACAAACAGATACACATATGCAAAAACTATTAAATGTCTAAAATACCCTTAATGTAAAAAACAAATAGATACACATATGCACAATACCTATCAATCTAAGCTACATACACATAAGTACAGTACTTTCATACTGCAATTTGTGCCTATAATATTCAGTATTCAGCTGAAGAGAAATCGTTTAAAAGTTGATCCACACTCCCCTCTTATATCTAACGAGGGGGACGTGGGGCCATCCTAAGCCCAATCCAAAGCTATATCAtcttaattaaaaaaaagttttgagAGTGTCATTTACCTAAGTGAGACCCCTTCTTTGGCTTCCAACCAACAACAAATGCACCCTGAAGCAACTCTACTTCAACTAAAGCCAACTTTGGATCCACTCTTTGTGTACAGGCTCTACCTTTGGAATTCACAACAATCCATTGTCTATCCCATCTAAACCCTGTTTTATCAACATCAAACATACAAAGTTCCTTTAAGCCAGACCCATGTCACCAAAATCTACATCTCACTAATTTCAATCCAAACATTTCAATTTAAACTGACAAGTTGAAAGTTTCATATAATCTTGAACTACATGAAATTCAGAAATTGGATGTATAAAGTAATATAAGGGGAGACTGGATGAATTACCAGTGGAAAAGAAGGGTGCTTCTGAGACAAAGATGCCCCTGCAGGATTTTATTGGATATATGAAGATTGATTTCACTTTGGCTGCTGCTAATTCTGCCATCACTTTGTTGACAAGACAATGGTTTTTGTTTGTCAAAGTGTTCAATGTCCTGTTGAACAATGTCTAAAAAGAGGATCAtgatttttattttctatttttaagcaGCAAGCATTTCATACTAACCAATTCAAACTTCTCAATAAATTCACTTAATCCTCtttttaaa
This genomic stretch from Helianthus annuus cultivar XRQ/B chromosome 8, HanXRQr2.0-SUNRISE, whole genome shotgun sequence harbors:
- the LOC110873038 gene encoding probable sodium/metabolite cotransporter BASS3, chloroplastic, whose translation is MDGFSGNNGVIVLAATNRPEILDSAFLRPGRFDRQGVKGFYAPALGGILLSIGFKLSIEDFALAFKRPLPLSMGFLAQYALKPALGVFVARSFGVAPMFYAGFVLMACVSSAQLSSYASFLSKGDVALSILLTSSSTIASVLFTPLLTGLLIGSIVPVDVIAMSRSILQSHPWLADVDRELCRLMDCKKLSLEACTHAAQNGSSFLRAVAAQDLYRRLFLGLGQSCRRVETV